One window of Saccharomyces kudriavzevii IFO 1802 strain IFO1802 genome assembly, chromosome: 10 genomic DNA carries:
- the MOG1 gene encoding Ran GTPase-binding protein MOG1 (similar to Saccharomyces cerevisiae MOG1 (YJR074W); ancestral locus Anc_1.529), whose protein sequence is MSNKEVELYGGAIITVVPPGFLDASTLREVPDTQEVYVNSRRETEDFGDGLATNESIIVDLLETVDKADLKEAWKFHVEDLTELNGTTAWETLQEDTVQQGTKLTGLVVEVANKWGKLDLAQTVVVGVALIRLPQFDTDVVISINVPLTREESSQASKNEVPPRCHAAYRLLQEMVEKFHIVDPSLFA, encoded by the coding sequence ATGAGCAATAAGGAAGTCGAGCTATACGGCGGTGCCATCATTACGGTTGTCCCACCTGGGTTCTTGGACGCTTCTACTTTGAGAGAGGTTCCCGATACGCAAGAGGTGTACGTCAACTCTCGTCGCGAAACAGAGGACTTTGGAGATGGACTAGCCACTAACGAGAGCATCATCGTGGATCTCTTGGAGACCGTCGACAAAGCCGATCTTAAGGAAGCCTGGAAGTTTCATGTGGAGGATCTGACCGAGCTGAATGGGACCACCGCATGGGAAACTTTGCAAGAAGACACCGTTCAGCAGGGGACCAAACTCACCGGGCTCGTTGTGGAGGTGGCAAATAAGTGGGGGAAACTAGACCTGGCACAGACAGTTGTTGTCGGCGTGGCGTTGATCAGGCTGCCCCAGTTTGACACGGATGTGGTCATCTCCATCAACGTACCGTTGACCAGGGAGGAATCCTCGCAAGCAAGTAAGAATGAGGTGCCTCCAAGGTGTCATGCTGCTTACCGATTGCTGCAAGAAATGGTGGAGAAGTTCCACATTGTGGACCCTTCGCTCTTTGCATAA
- the HOC1 gene encoding alpha-1,6-mannosyltransferase (similar to Saccharomyces cerevisiae HOC1 (YJR075W); ancestral locus Anc_1.530): MSKTTKRASGIRRLMLFAVIALISLALAVRYLFHNSNATDLQKILQNLPKEISQSINYANTIQSTDSDLVQHFEKLAQEIRHQQDVQAKQFDKQRKILEKKIQDLKQTPPEATLRERIAFTFPYDSHAKFPAFIWQTWSNDQSPESVQDIKGMWESKNPGFAHEVLNHDVINALVHHYFYSIPEILETYEALPSVILKIDFFKYLILLVHGGVYADIDTFPVQPIPNWIPEELSPSDIGLIVGVEEDAQRADWRTKYIRRLQFGTWIIQAKPGHPILREIIAQIIETTLQRKKDDQLSVNLRNDLNIMSWTGSGLWTDTIFTYFNDFMRSGVREKVTWRLFHNLKQPKLLSDVLVFPKFSFDCPNEIGNDNDDPHKNLYFISHLASQFWKNAPKVEQR; encoded by the coding sequence ATGAGCAAGACTACGAAAAGGGCATCCGGTATCAGGAGATTGATGCTGTTTGCAGTAATAGCTCTCATCTCGTTGGCGCTGGCAGTTCGGTATCTCTTTCACAACTCTAATGCCACCGATTTACAGAAAATTCTACAGAACTTGCCCAAAGAGATCTCTCAAAGCATTAATTACGCCAATACCATCCAGAGCACTGACTCTGATTTAGTCcaacattttgaaaaattagcCCAGGAGATCAGACATCAGCAAGACGTTCAGGCCAAGCAGTTTGATAAACAACGTAAGATactggaaaagaagatcCAGGATTTGAAACAAACCCCACCGGAGGCCACATTAAGAGAACGCATAGCCTTTACATTTCCTTACGATTCTCATGCTAAGTTCCCAGCATTTATTTGGCAAACCTGGTCCAATGATCAGAGCCCGGAAAGTGTTCAAGATATAAAGGGTATGTGGGAAAGCAAGAACCCCGGTTTTGCGCACGAAGTGTTGAATCACGATGTGATAAACGCGCTAGTACATCACTACTTCTATTCCATACCGGAGATTCTAGAGACCTATGAGGCTCTGCCTTCTGTCATCTTGAAGatcgatttcttcaaatacttGATCTTGTTGGTCCATGGAGGTGTCTATGCAGACATCGACACGTTTCCCGTGCAACCTATTCCAAACTGGATTCCCGAAGAGTTGTCACCTTCCGATATCGGGCTAATAGTAGGCGTCGAGGAGGATGCTCAAAGAGCTGATTGGAGAACCAAGTATATTAGAAGGCTACAGTTTGGTACATGGATTATACAAGCTAAACCGGGTCATCCCATATTGCGAGAGATCATTGCTCAAATCATCGAGACCACTTTACAAAGGAAGAAGGACGACCAATTGAGCGTTAATCTGAGAaatgatttgaatattATGAGTTGGACGGGTTCTGGGTTATGGACTGACACCATTTTCACATATTTCAATGACTTCATGAGAAGTGGGGTCAGGGAAAAGGTCACATGGAGATTATTCCATAACTTAAAACAGCCAAAACTGCTAAGCGATGTTCTAGTTTTCCCCAAGTTCTCGTTTGACTGCCCAAACGAAATCGGTaacgataatgatgatCCGCACAAGaatctttattttattaGTCATTTGGCTTCACAATTCTGGAAAAATGCTCCGAAAGTGGAACAAAGATAG
- the CDC11 gene encoding septin CDC11 (similar to Saccharomyces cerevisiae CDC11 (YJR076C); ancestral locus Anc_1.531): MSGIIDASSALRKRKHLKRGITFTVMIVGQSGSGRSTFINTLCGQQVVDTSTTILLPTDTSTEIDLQLREETVELEDDEGVKIQLNIIDTPGFGDSLDNSPSFEIISDYIRHQYDEILLEESRVRRNPRFKDGRVHCCLYLINSTGHGLKEIDVEFIKQLGSLVNIIPVIGKSDSLTRDELKLNKKLIMEDIDRWNLPIYNFPFDEDEISDEDYETNMYLRTLLPFAIIGSNEVYELGGDVGTIRGRKYPWGILDVEDSSISDFVILRNALLISHLNDLKNYTHEILYERYRTEALSGESVATDSIRPNLTKLNGSPSSSATTTRRNTNPFKQNNDIKNDTLSPTSDMRGQNTVENNETYMAREEQIRLEEERLKAFEERVQQELLLKRQELLQREKELREIEARLEKEAKIKQEE; the protein is encoded by the coding sequence ATGTCCGGAATAATTGACGCGTCCTCTGCattaaggaaaagaaagcatttGAAAAGAGGTATCACCTTCACTGTGATGATCGTGGGCCAGTCAGGCTCAGGCAGGTCAACTTTTATAAACACCCTGTGCGGTCAACAAGTCGTAGACACTTCGACGACAATTCTCTTGCCCACAGACACGTCCACGGAAATAGACTTGCAATTGAGGGAGGAGACAGTCGAACTGGAGGATGATGAAGGTGTCAAGATCCAGCTTAATATCATCGATACTCCGGGATTTGGCGATTCTCTGGATAATTCCCCATCCTTCGAGATCATTTCTGATTACATTCGTCACCAATACGACGAGATCTTACTGGAGGAAAGCCGTGTGAGAAGAAACCCAAGGTTTAAGGACGGCAGGGTTCACTGTTGTCTTTATCTAATAAACTCAACCGGTCATGGTTTAAAGGAAATTGATGTCGAATTCATCAAGCAATTGGGTTCCCTGGTTAACATCATCCCCGTGATCGGTAAATCAGATTCATTGACAAGAGATGAACTGAAactgaataaaaaattgatcATGGAAGACATCGATAGATGGAATCTGCCAATCTATAATTTTCCCttcgatgaagatgaaatatCCGACGAAGACTATGAAACAAACATGTACTTGCGTACGCTTCTACCCTTTGCCATTATTGGGTCCAACGAAGTGTACGAACTGGGTGGAGACGTTGGAACAATTCGCGGCAGAAAATATCCATGGGGGATACTGGACGTAGAAGATTCCTCGATTTCTGATTTTGTTATTTTGAGGAATGCACTATTGATCTCCCACTTAAATGACCTGAAAAACTATACACACGAAATACTATATGAAAGATATAGAACCGAAGCGCTGTCTGGTGAATCTGTCGCGACAGATTCCATACGTCCGAACCTCACGAAATTGAACGGTTCACCGTCTTCATCCGCCACAACAACAAGGAGAAACACGAACCCCTTTAagcaaaataatgatattaAGAACGACACTCTCAGCCCAACATCCGACATGCGTGGGCAAAACACCGTTGAAAATAACGAAACTTATATGGCACGTGAAGAACAAATACgattggaagaagaacgaTTGAAGGCATTTGAGGAAAGAGTCCAGCAAGAACTACTGTTGAAAAGACAAGAACTGCtacaaagagaaaaggaattgaGAGAAATTGAAGCCAGACTGGAAAAAGAGGCCAAAATCAAACAGGAAGAATAA
- the MIR1 gene encoding Mir1p (similar to Saccharomyces cerevisiae MIR1 (YJR077C); ancestral locus Anc_1.536) codes for MSVSAAPVIPQYSVSDYMKFALAGAIGCGSTHSSMVPIDVVKTRIQLEPTVYNKGMVGSFKQIISGEGAGALLTGFGPTLLGYSIQGAFKFGGYEVFKKFFIDNLGYDTASHYKNSVYMGSAAMAEFLADIALCPLEATRIRLVSQPQFANGLVGGFSRILKEEGAGSFYSGFTPILFKQIPYNIAKFLVFERASEFYYGFAGPKEKLSSTSATLLNLLSGLTAGLAAAIVSQPADTLLSKVNKTKKAPGQSTVGLLAQLAKQLGFFGSFTGLPTRLVMVGTLTSLQFGIYGSLKSTLGCPPTIEIGGGGH; via the coding sequence ATGTCTGTGTCTGCTGCTCCTGTTATTCCACAGTACTCCGTCTCTGACTACATGAAATTTGCCCTAGCCGGCGCCATTGGGTGTGGGTCTACTCACTCCAGTATGGTCCCCATCGATGTTGTTAAGACCAGAATCCAGCTGGAACCTACCGTATACAATAAGGGTATGGTTGGCTCTTTCAAGCAAATCATCTCTGGTGAAGGTGCGGGCGCGTTGTTGACTGGGTTCGGCCCCACATTGTTGGGTTACTCTATCCAAGGTGCCTTCAAGTTCGGTGGTTACGAAGtgttcaagaaattcttcatcgaCAATCTGGGCTACGACACCGCTTCTCATTACAAGAACTCCGTTTACATGGGGTCTGCCGCCATGGCTGAGTTCTTGGCAGACATTGCTTTGTGTCCTCTAGAGGCGACCAGAATTAGATTGGTCTCCCAGCCTCAGTTCGCCAATGGACTGGTCGGCGGGTTTTCCaggattttgaaagaagaggGTGCCGGTTCGTTTTACAGCGGGTTCACTCCGATTTTATTCAAACAAATTCCCTACAACATTGCTAAATTTTTGGTCTTTGAACGTGCGTCCGAATTCTACTACGGTTTCGCCGGtccaaaggaaaaattgtcTTCCACTTCTGCCACTTTGTTGAATTTGCTTTCCGGTTTGACTGCTGGTTTGGCTGCCGCCATTGTCTCTCAACCAGCAGACACGTTGCTGTCCAAGGTTAACAAGACCAAAAAGGCCCCTGGCCAATCTACCGTCGGGTTGTTGGCGCAATTGGCCAAGCAATTAGGGTTCTTTGGTTCCTTTACTGGGTTGCCTACTCGTTTGGTCATGGTCGGTACTCTAACCTCATTGCAATTCGGTATTTACGGTTCTTTGAAGAGCACCTTGGGTTGTCCACCAACTATTGAAATCGGTGGCGGTGGTCATTAA
- the BNA2 gene encoding dioxygenase BNA2 (similar to Saccharomyces cerevisiae BNA2 (YJR078W); ancestral locus Anc_7.444), whose amino-acid sequence MNNTYTSEPQMPHRTKMRPLPVLEEYCISPHHGFLDGLLPLTRLSSKKYKKWEEIVAELPSLLQEGSKVRTAIDELDVLDLDDTILGDVRELRRAYSILGFMAHAYIWATGTPRDVLPECIARPLLETADILGVPPLATYSSLVLWNFKVADKCKKTEPGYLDLENITTINTFTGTVDESWFYLVSVRFEKIGSSCLNHGLDILRAIRDGDKDGAVINGLENLAAAIERLSKALMEMETKCEPNVFYFKIRPFLAGWTNMSHMGLPQGVRYGAEGQYQIFSGGSNAQSSLIQALDILLGVKHTANAAHSSRGDSKINYLDEMKKYMPRQHRDFLYHLASVCDIREYVFLHISNQPLQEAYGHCISMLQKFRDNHIQIVTKYIILPSNSKQLAPKKKEVLNPIEPNTKTCACSGPKTASSKTIGTGGTRLMPFLKQCRDETVAAVKTKNKNKN is encoded by the coding sequence ATGAACAACACTTATACTAGCGAACCACAGATGCCACacagaacaaaaatgaGACCGCTACCAGTGCTAGAAGAATACTGCATTTCACCACACCATGGGTTTTTGGATGGCCTGTTACCCTTGACCAGGCTGTCCAGcaagaaatacaagaaaTGGGAAGAAATCGTTGCCGAACTACCCTCTCTTTTGCAAGAGGGGAGCAAGGTGCGGACTGCTATCGATGAGTTGGATGTCTTAGACTTGGACGACACCATACTGGGTGACGTCAGGGAGCTCAGAAGAGCTTATTCCATCCTGGGATTTATGGCACACGCTTATATTTGGGCCACCGGGACTCCCCGGGACGTTCTACCGGAATGTATTGCAAGGCCGCTGTTGGAGACAGCGGACATTTTGGGAGTACCCCCATTAGCTACATATTCCTCGTTGGTGCTATGGAACTTCAAGGTTGCCGATAAGTGCAAGAAAACGGAACCCGGGTATTTGGACTTGGAAAATATTACCACCATAAATACCTTCACGGGGACCGTGGACGAAAGCTGGTTTTATCTGGTCAGCGTGCggtttgaaaaaatcgGCAGCTCTTGTTTGAACCATGGCTTGGACATATTGAGGGCTATTAGGGACGGCGATAAGGACGGCGCCGTGATAAACGGGTTGGAGAACTTGGCTGCTGCCATCGAAAGATTATCAAAGGCTTTGATGGAAATGGAGACCAAGTGTGAACCAAACGTGTTTTACTTCAAGATAAGACCATTTCTGGCCGGATGGACTAACATGTCACATATGGGTTTACCGCAAGGTGTTCGGTATGGCGCCGAGGGTCAGTACCAGATCTTTTCTGGCGGGTCCAATGCGCAAAGTTCGTTGATACAGGCACTAGACATTCTGTTAGGCGTGAAGCACACTGCCAATGCTGCGCATTCTTCCAGGGGGGACAGTAAGATTAACTACCTGGacgaaatgaaaaaatatatgcCGAGACAACATCGCGATTTTCTTTACCATTTGGCCTCGGTGTGTGACATTCGCGAATATGTATTCCTTCACATTTCGAACCAGCCCTTGCAAGAGGCGTACGGTCATTGTATTTCCATGCTGCAAAAATTTAGAGACAACCACATTCAGATCGTCACCAAATACATTATTTTGCCCTCCAACTCGAAGCAACTCGCccccaagaaaaaagaagtgcTAAATCCAATCGAACCCAACACCAAGACATGTGCTTGCTCCGGACCAAAAACCGCCTCGTCCAAGACCATCGGAACCGGCGGTACGAGATTAATGCCCTTCTTGAAACAGTGCAGAGACGAAACCGTTGCCGCTGTGAAGAccaaaaataagaataaaaattga
- the AIM24 gene encoding Aim24p (similar to Saccharomyces cerevisiae AIM24 (YJR080C); ancestral locus Anc_7.446) yields the protein MMSPKVNSRIWQRTTSLLNTQATRTESNVVTREKTYIENLSKDVVTSRFKLVDENGQIASITVQPNIPICIKKDCLVSIHNLDHLSLSYKWLNFWSNLIKFRSFKSSLFHRIIGLSSLEILAAPNFQTSGRSFNSSRSLSVLNLTGTKDWNVFGKDSIIAFEQNSSLEIKSPIIPTPRKLASSSAKSRLPRKFQILNGRGNVLVCGGGSVYSIELIDESDKILVNSRNILAINGQSQLDIASSVERQELHVEAADAGDKSNDNVVPRAVMNSTIRSAYGQTVRFFKRMGSWIRNQYEKRYIYGIDSYFMKVKGPRTILIQTHEMTTSKDNILTKLTSKGHVKKNDGNENDADLKEKVANDVNSKIIELANRPSLFIASVSRNGKVDFQSTSKFT from the coding sequence ATGATGAGTCCAAAGGTGAATTCTCGAATTTGGCAGAGAACTACTTCTCTTTTGAACACTCAAGCGACCAGGACAGAGAGTAATGTTGTcacaagagaaaaaaccTATATCGAAAACTTAAGCAAGGATGTTGTCACTTCCCGTTTCAAACTGGTAGATGAAAATGGCCAAATTGCATCTATCACTGTGCAACCTAATATACCCATCTGTATCAAAAAGGATTGCTTGGTTTCCATACATAATTTAGACCATCTCTCCCTCTCCTATAAGTGGCTCAATTTCTGGTCGAACTTGATTAAGTTCCGttcattcaaatcatcGTTGTTTCATAGGATCATCGGCCTTTCTAGTTTGGAAATACTGGCAGCTCCAAATTTCCAAACTTCGGGGAGatctttcaattcttcaagaagtttatctgttttgaatttgactGGAACCAAAGATTGGAATGTATTCGGCAAGGATTCGATAATTGCATTCGAACAGAATTCCAGTCTAGAAATCAAGTCACCAATCATTCCCACCCCAAGAAAATTGGCTTCGAGCTCAGCAAAGTCACGACTACCAcggaaatttcaaattctgAACGGTAGGGGTAACGTATTAGTATGTGGAGGTGGCTCGGTGTATTCGATTGAATTAATTGATGAGAGCGACAAAATATTGGTCAATTCTAGAAATATTTTGGCCATCAATGGCCAAAGCCAACTGGACATCGCAAGTTCCGTTGAGAGACAAGAATTGCACGTGGAGGCCGCAGACGCAGGAGATAAAAGCAATGATAACGTAGTACCTAGAGCTGTCATGAACTCAACGATTAGATCCGCTTACGGACAAACCGTtcgatttttcaaaaggatGGGTAGTTGGATTCGAAACcaatatgaaaaaagataCATCTATGGTATTGATTCGTACTTTATGAAAGTGAAGGGTCCAAGAACAATTTTGATACAGACTCATGAAATGACGACATCTAAAGATAATATTCTAACTAAACTAACATCCAAGGGTCACGTCAAGAAGAATGACGGAAACGAGAACGATGCCgatttgaaggagaagGTTGCTAATGATGTCAATTCAAAGATCATCGAACTTGCCAACAGACCTTCGTTGTTTATTGCAAGCGTCTCCCGTAATGGGAAGGTTGACTTCCAAAGTACGTCCAAGTTCACGTAA
- the EAF6 gene encoding Eaf6p (similar to Saccharomyces cerevisiae EAF6 (YJR082C); ancestral locus Anc_7.447): MTDELKKYEALKAELKKSLQDRKQQEDAFDSLQQEIYDKETEYFSYNSNNNHSGHSGTHGSKSHYSGNIIKGFDTFSKSHHGHADSAFNNNDRIFSLSSASYVRQQHGQSQNE; this comes from the coding sequence atgactGATGAGTTAAAGAAATATGAAGCGTTGAAGGCAGAACTAAAAAAGTCCCTTCAGGACAGGAAACAACAGGAAGATGCATTTGACAGTTTACAACAAGAGATATACGATAAAGAGACGGAGTATTTTTCGTACAACAGCAATAACAATCATTCTGGGCATAGTGGGACTCACGGGTCAAAATCGCACTACTCCGGTAACATTATAAAAGGTTTCGATACCTTTTCTAAATCTCACCACGGCCATGCAGACTCAGCattcaataataatgacCGTATTTTTTCCCTAAGCAGCGCCTCATATGTGAGGCAGCAGCATGGCCAATCGCAAAATGAATAG
- the ACF4 gene encoding Acf4p (similar to Saccharomyces cerevisiae ACF4 (YJR083C); ancestral locus Anc_7.451), protein MSEDQRVVSQPIELHKLSIVDKHSQGQQQQQDQPMQSGSQSPRVATPLKPKRLAIPISSPQRSIATQSPVSDHQSPISTDQDLIYKLAAKHREINELSFKLQVAQKELKQLELQFKDTLPQNEQQKLGNQNTNEYLSTFTRKIQQTLVDVNNSPNVLKSKKSISEFFTKPSRSTNNNVNSIIPNRRPNYSPNRSQPVPNMAPNRPSELKSRPIPPPLPSRNARTNINTAATADNNAPFLQKILNKFNQMSMEEEEFDDLLEKGKSKKDNYYIKENMGYEYDEVRSDDEDDEEFQPMGDIPIHLFRR, encoded by the coding sequence ATGTCTGAAGACCAGCGTGTTGTTAGTCAGCCGATTGAGCTGCATAAACTTTCAATTGTTGATAAACATTCTCAAGgtcagcagcagcagcaggaTCAACCAATGCAATCAGGGTCGCAATCACCGAGGGTCGCTACACCGTTAAAGCCTAAGAGACTTGCTATACCCATATCGAGCCCGCAAAGAAGTATCGCAACCCAGTCACCTGTGAGCGACCACCAAAGCCCAATTTCAACCGATCAAGAtttaatatataaattaGCTGCAAAACACAGAGAAATCAACGAATTGAGTTTCAAGTTACAAGTTGCTCAAAAAGAGTTGAAGCAATTAGAATTGCAGTTCAAGGATACTTTACCTCAAAACGAACAACAAAAATTGGGTAACCAGAATACAAATGAGTACCTTTCTACTTTCACcagaaaaattcaacaaaCCTTAGTGGATGTGAACAATTCACCCAACGTACTAAAAAGTAAGAAAAGTATTAGCGAATTTTTTACCAAGCCCAGTCGCAGCACCAACAACAATGTAAATAGCATCATACCCAATCGTAGGCCGAACTACTCGCCTAATCGCTCACAACCTGTGCCAAATATGGCCCCCAATCGTCCTTCGGAATTGAAGTCAAGGCCGATACCTCCCCCATTACCATCAAGAAATGCAAGGACAAATATAAATACAGCTGCTACTGCAGATAATAATGCGCCATTCCTACAAAAAATACTTAACAAATTTAATCAAATGAGTatggaggaagaagaattcGATGATCTCTTGGAAAAGGGGAAAAGTAAGAAAGACAACTACTACATAAAGGAAAACATGGGCTATGAATATGATGAAGTGCGcagtgatgatgaagatgatgaagaatttcaGCCCATGGGTGACATACCCATTCATTTATTTAGAAGATAG
- the SKDI10G2830 gene encoding uncharacterized protein (similar to Saccharomyces cerevisiae YJR084W; ancestral locus Anc_7.452) — MDIDIGNYFEKRLYDDKFLDFIRHDIKTPKKTKYVLQRSTATDEEGVRLQRFYQLGVDLKLKHSKRKSLKKQGRIKNATEELLQLSNEQLKLFNRIAERETNWIIYPLWVMAKQLICLANESNELNKESIEECGRTIHRSFTICLNDRNPTLNENKKIGCYMFANLEFSIYHRLDNKDMIKNLVKVLESRVNAQDIPPLNQSLAMEHKSQLVLYNYYLGQYYGCLENDHERGFFHLNEALLQCPVLYVESTGKFVLQRQMEKIMILLVPFALLTKRLYPRWDHPVITGIITGSKRFSQVYPRLVRSVITGNLPLFDATVANHERFLLKQGLHVAMTLLREVVFVRLVERCWQWGNDRKSIMPLSILLAMDSQLNSADEDEEEQLNALECHLASAIASGLVRAYLSHSNRCIVFSKKEPFPQGTR; from the coding sequence ATGGACATTGACATAGGgaattattttgaaaagaggcTCTATGATGACAAATTCTTAGATTTCATCAGGCATGATATCAAGACGCCCAAAAAGACTAAATATGTACTACAAAGGTCTACTGCGACGGATGAAGAGGGTGTACGACTACAAAGATTTTATCAATTAGGAGTAGACCTGAAACTAAAGCATTCCAAGCGgaaatcattgaagaagcaaGGACGGATCAAAAACGCTACTGAGGAGCTGTTGCAATTATCCAATGAACAATTGAAACTCTTCAATAGGATAGCAGAAAGAGAAACTAACTGGATAATCTACCCACTATGGGTAATGGCCAAGCAACTAATCTGTTTGGCAAATGAATCAAATGAACTTAATAAAGAGTCGATCGAAGAGTGTGGGCGTACCATCCACAGAAGTTTTACCATCTGTCTCAATGACAGAAACCCAACGCTGAAcgaaaacaagaaaattggCTGTTATATGTTTGCTAATCTTGAATTTTCCATCTATCATCGGCTGGACAACAAGGATATGATTAAAAACTTGGTAAAGGTGCTCGAGAGCCGAGTAAATGCCCAGGATATCCCTCCTTTGAATCAAAGTCTAGCAATGGAACACAAATCTCAGCTAGTCTTATATAATTACTATTTGGGTCAATACTACGGATGCCTGGAGAACGACCACGAACGCGGGTTCTTTCACCTAAATGAGGCACTACTGCAATGCCCGGTGCTATATGTGGAATCCACGGGCAAGTTTGTGTTGCAGCGACAAATGGAAAAGATAATGATACTATTGGTGCCGTTTGCGCTCTTGACAAAGCGATTGTATCCACGTTGGGATCATCCGGTAATAACTGGTATAATTACGGGGAGCAAGCGCTTCAGCCAGGTCTATCCGAGGTTAGTGCGCAGTGTAATCACAGGGAACTTGCCGCTGTTTGATGCCACGGTTGCCAACCACGAAAGGTTCCTCCTTAAGCAAGGTTTGCACGTCGCCATGACGCTGCTTCGAGAGGTAGTCTTTGTTCGCTTAGTGGAGCGATGTTGGCAATGGGGTAATGACCGGAAAAGCATCATGCCCTTGAGTATCCTTCTGGCAATGGACTCACAGCTTAATTCTGCggatgaggatgaagaagagcaaTTAAACGCCCTGGAGTGCCACCTAGCGAGTGCTATAGCAAGTGGGCTTGTACGTGCTTACCTTTCTCACTCTAACCGTTGCATCGTTTTTAGTAAGAAAGAACCCTTTCCCCAAGGGACAAGATGA
- the TMH11 gene encoding Tmh11p (similar to Saccharomyces cerevisiae YJR085C; ancestral locus Anc_7.454), producing MEHPAYTLSFLTAAGGLMGYYRKGSIPSLVSGLVFGSVYGIAGYLLHMNRDGGLEMALGASSLLLGAGIIRGMPSRFTKPVPIVLTALGGMGSYYYYNRYKEFYP from the coding sequence ATGGAACATCCAGCATATACATTGAGTTTTTTGACTGCGGCCGGTGGTCTCATGGGGTACTACCGTAAGGGCTCCATTCCATCTTTAGTATCCGGACTGGTATTCGGTAGTGTGTACGGTATTGCCGGATACTTGCTGCATATGAACAGAGACGGTGGGTTAGAAATGGCATTGGGCGCATCCTCTTTGTTACTTGGTGCAGGGATTATCAGAGGTATGCCTTCCAGGTTCACTAAACCGGTTCCTATCGTTTTGACAGCCCTGGGTGGGATGGGCAGTTACTACTACTATAACAGATACAAGGAATTTTACCCTTGA
- the STE18 gene encoding Ste18p (similar to Saccharomyces cerevisiae STE18 (YJR086W); ancestral locus Anc_7.455) has product MSAIQNSPRLQESQDQQQQQLSLKIKQLKLKRINELNNKLRKELSRERITASNACLTIINYTSNTKDYTLPDLWGYPAAGSNHFREGLRIAQKKNQMSNSNNACCTLM; this is encoded by the coding sequence ATGTCTGCTATTCAGAACTCGCCACGCTTGCAAGAGTCCCAGGaccagcagcaacagcagctCTCgttaaaaataaaacagttgaagttgaaaagaatCAACGAACTCAATAACAAGCTCAGAAAAGAACTCAGCCGTGAAAGAATTACTGCTTCAAACGCATGTCTTACGATAATAAACTACACttcaaatacaaaagaTTATACTCTACCTGATCTATGGGGATACCCTGCAGCGGGTTCGAATCATTTTAGAGAAGGTTTGAGAATtgctcaaaaaaaaaatcaaatgtcaaattcaaataatgCTTGTTGTACGCTTATGTAA